The proteins below are encoded in one region of Bacteroides uniformis:
- a CDS encoding putative DNA modification/repair radical SAM protein, producing the protein MDENVLNKLKILAESAKYDVSCSSSGTVRSGKAGMLGNTVGGWGICHSFAEDGRCISLLKVMLTNYCIYDCAYCINRRSNDLPRATLSVTELVDLTMEFYRRNYIEGLFLSSGVVRNPDYTMERLVRVAKDLRTIHRFNGYIHLKSIPGASRELVNEAGLYADRLSVNVEIPKEENLKLLAPEKDHKSVYAPMRYIQQGVLESSEERKKHRYAPRFAPAGQSTQMIVGATAETDKDILYLSSALYKGPTMRRVYYSGYISVNTYDKRLPALKQPPLVRENRLYQADWLMRFYQFKVEEIVDDAYPDLDLEIDPKLSWALRHPEQFPVDVNKVDYEMLLRVPGIGVKSARLIVASRRFSKIGFYQLKKIGVVMKKAQYFITCCELPMCTVNELTPQGVRSLLLPKPNKKKVDERQLMLDFGE; encoded by the coding sequence AAAACGTTCTCAATAAACTGAAGATACTGGCAGAGTCGGCAAAGTATGACGTCTCTTGCTCCTCCAGTGGTACGGTGCGCTCCGGCAAGGCAGGCATGCTGGGGAACACTGTGGGTGGCTGGGGCATCTGCCATAGTTTTGCCGAGGACGGCCGTTGTATCTCCCTGCTCAAAGTGATGCTTACCAATTATTGCATCTACGACTGCGCCTACTGCATCAACCGCCGCAGCAACGACCTGCCGCGTGCCACGCTGTCGGTGACCGAGCTTGTAGACCTCACCATGGAGTTCTATCGCCGCAACTATATCGAAGGGCTTTTCCTGAGCAGTGGGGTGGTGCGTAATCCCGATTACACGATGGAACGTCTGGTGCGCGTTGCCAAGGACCTCCGCACTATCCATCGTTTCAACGGATATATCCATCTGAAAAGCATTCCCGGTGCCAGCCGCGAACTGGTGAATGAGGCAGGGCTTTATGCCGACCGTCTCAGCGTCAATGTCGAGATACCGAAGGAGGAGAACCTGAAACTGCTTGCCCCGGAGAAAGACCATAAGAGTGTATATGCGCCTATGCGCTACATCCAGCAGGGAGTCCTTGAAAGTTCGGAAGAACGCAAGAAACACCGCTACGCTCCCCGTTTCGCTCCTGCCGGACAAAGCACACAGATGATAGTAGGCGCTACCGCCGAGACGGACAAGGATATTCTGTATCTTTCGTCGGCCCTCTACAAGGGACCTACGATGCGGCGTGTCTACTATTCGGGCTATATTTCCGTCAATACCTACGATAAGCGCCTGCCGGCATTGAAACAGCCCCCTTTGGTGCGCGAAAACCGCCTTTACCAAGCTGACTGGCTGATGCGCTTCTATCAGTTCAAGGTGGAGGAAATAGTGGATGATGCCTACCCGGACCTTGATTTGGAGATTGACCCCAAGCTGTCCTGGGCTTTGCGCCATCCCGAGCAGTTTCCGGTCGATGTGAACAAGGTGGATTATGAGATGTTGCTCCGCGTGCCGGGCATCGGCGTGAAGTCGGCACGGCTGATAGTGGCTTCCCGACGTTTCTCCAAGATAGGTTTCTACCAGTTGAAGAAGATAGGGGTGGTGATGAAGAAGGCGCAGTATTTCATTACCTGCTGCGAGTTGCCGATGTGCACGGTCAATGAGCTGACTCCGCAAGGGGTACGCAGTCTCCTGTTGCCCAAACCGAACAAGAAAAAAGTGGATGAGAGGCAGTTGATGCTTGATTTTGGCGAATGA
- a CDS encoding TIGR03915 family putative DNA repair protein produces MNIFLYDKTFEGLLTSVFEAYSRRIFPDALLLEGEPLPLFYDEIFTVITDEEKSGRVWRGLQKKLSSAALACLAQCWLAEEPETPMLLFRYIRKAIDAPRSIETNFADPDVLEFSRMWKRVDWERIRLLQFVRFQKAADGTFFAAVEPEKNALPLVTGHFKDRFADQRWLIYDIRRAYGYYYDLKEVRQVTFGEDSREGHLVTGMLDESLMDGDEQLFQSLWKTYFKAICIKERLNPRKHKQDMPVRYWKYLTEKQQ; encoded by the coding sequence ATGAATATCTTTTTATACGATAAGACTTTTGAGGGATTGCTGACTTCTGTTTTTGAAGCCTATTCCCGCCGCATTTTCCCCGATGCACTGTTGTTGGAGGGAGAGCCTCTACCATTGTTCTACGATGAAATATTTACAGTGATAACCGATGAGGAGAAGTCCGGTCGCGTCTGGCGCGGATTGCAGAAGAAGCTGTCGTCTGCGGCACTTGCCTGCCTCGCCCAATGCTGGCTGGCAGAGGAACCGGAAACTCCCATGCTACTGTTCCGCTATATTCGCAAGGCGATAGATGCTCCTCGCTCCATTGAAACGAACTTTGCCGACCCTGATGTGCTGGAGTTCTCCCGTATGTGGAAGCGGGTGGATTGGGAGCGTATACGCCTGCTTCAGTTTGTCCGCTTCCAGAAGGCTGCGGACGGTACTTTCTTTGCTGCCGTCGAGCCCGAAAAGAATGCCCTTCCTTTGGTGACGGGGCATTTCAAGGACCGTTTTGCCGACCAGCGTTGGCTGATTTATGACATCAGGCGAGCCTATGGGTACTATTACGACTTGAAGGAGGTGCGCCAGGTGACTTTTGGTGAGGACAGTCGCGAAGGACATCTTGTCACCGGCATGCTCGACGAAAGTCTGATGGACGGAGACGAACAGCTTTTCCAGTCTCTCTGGAAAACCTATTTCAAGGCAATCTGCATCAAGGAACGCCTCAATCCCCGGAAGCACAAGCAGGACATGCCCGTGCGCTATTGGAAATATCTGACGGAAAAACAGCAGTGA
- a CDS encoding MgtC/SapB family protein, which yields MMLNFDFVLRLLVAGILGAIIGLDREYRAKEAGYRTHFLVSLGSALIMIVSQYGFQEIIKESSVTLDPSRVAAQVVSGIGFIGAGTIIFQKQIVRGLTTAAGIWATAGIGLAVGAGMYTISIAATLLTLAGLELLSLIFKSIGMKSSVITFSTSSKEILPQVSRRFNSKDYLVVSYNLDRQVQGEYTNYQVTMVIKSKKSYDEGYLLQLMQEFPEVTVEKIE from the coding sequence ATGATGTTAAACTTTGATTTTGTGCTCAGGTTGCTGGTAGCCGGAATATTGGGTGCCATTATCGGACTGGACCGGGAATACCGTGCCAAAGAAGCAGGCTACCGCACCCATTTCCTGGTATCATTGGGAAGCGCGCTCATCATGATTGTATCCCAATATGGTTTTCAGGAAATCATCAAGGAAAGCAGTGTGACGCTGGACCCCAGCCGTGTTGCCGCACAAGTAGTCAGCGGTATCGGATTCATCGGTGCGGGTACCATCATTTTCCAGAAACAGATAGTCAGGGGACTGACAACAGCCGCAGGAATATGGGCTACTGCAGGCATCGGATTGGCAGTAGGTGCAGGAATGTACACCATCAGCATTGCCGCCACCCTGCTGACTCTGGCAGGGCTCGAACTGTTGAGCCTTATTTTCAAAAGCATTGGCATGAAAAGTTCCGTGATAACCTTTTCCACTTCCAGCAAAGAGATACTGCCGCAAGTGTCCCGGCGATTCAACTCCAAAGACTATCTGGTGGTGTCCTACAACCTGGACCGGCAAGTGCAGGGAGAGTACACCAACTATCAAGTGACCATGGTCATCAAATCCAAGAAAAGCTATGATGAGGGATATTTGCTGCAACTGATGCAGGAATTTCCCGAAGTGACAGTGGAGAAAATCGAATAA
- a CDS encoding lytic transglycosylase domain-containing protein, which produces MKKNSKYIVLTAAIALCAGSSLPFLAGSSTLNPERDSVKSEVPYCVTSPSVPDKITFAGQAIDLLRYDHRERMDRELMSFTYMHSTTMLMVKRANRYFPVIEPILKANGLPDDFKYLAVIESNLNPLAKSPAGAAGLWQFMPATGREFGLEVNSNIDERYHIEKETKAACKYLKDAYQKYGNWLCVAAAYNAGQGRISTQLQKQMVDQAVDLWLVEETSRYMFRLLAAKAVISNPQQYGFLLKREHLYPPIPYTEVTVTTGIGNLAQFAKDKGITYAQLKDANPWLRDTSLMNKSGRTYILKIPTQAGMHYNPKKTVPHNKNWVIN; this is translated from the coding sequence ATGAAGAAAAATTCAAAATATATCGTGCTTACCGCTGCCATTGCACTGTGCGCAGGTTCCAGCCTCCCCTTCCTCGCAGGCAGCAGTACGCTGAATCCCGAACGCGATTCCGTGAAATCCGAAGTTCCCTACTGCGTGACCTCCCCCAGCGTACCGGACAAGATCACTTTTGCCGGACAAGCTATTGACCTGCTTCGCTACGACCACCGCGAACGTATGGACCGCGAACTGATGTCCTTCACCTACATGCACTCCACCACCATGCTCATGGTGAAGCGTGCCAACCGCTACTTCCCCGTCATAGAGCCTATACTAAAAGCCAACGGCCTTCCCGATGACTTCAAGTACCTCGCTGTGATAGAAAGCAACCTGAACCCGCTTGCCAAATCGCCTGCGGGTGCCGCCGGCCTATGGCAGTTCATGCCTGCCACCGGACGCGAATTCGGACTGGAGGTGAACAGCAACATCGACGAACGATACCATATCGAGAAAGAGACCAAAGCAGCCTGCAAGTACCTGAAAGATGCTTATCAGAAATACGGGAACTGGCTGTGCGTAGCCGCCGCCTACAATGCCGGGCAAGGACGCATCTCCACACAGCTGCAGAAGCAAATGGTGGACCAGGCTGTCGACTTATGGCTGGTAGAAGAGACTTCGCGCTACATGTTCCGCCTGCTGGCAGCCAAAGCAGTCATCAGCAATCCACAGCAGTACGGCTTTCTGTTGAAACGGGAACATCTTTATCCGCCCATCCCCTACACGGAAGTGACCGTCACAACGGGCATCGGCAACCTGGCACAGTTTGCCAAAGATAAAGGCATCACCTATGCCCAACTGAAAGATGCCAATCCGTGGCTGCGGGATACCTCGCTGATGAATAAAAGCGGACGTACATACATACTAAAAATACCGACACAAGCCGGAATGCATTACAACCCCAAGAAAACAGTGCCCCACAATAAGAATTGGGTCATCAATTAA
- a CDS encoding SDR family NAD(P)-dependent oxidoreductase: protein MQKAIIIGATSGIGQEVARILVQQGWHIGIAGRREEALHALQATAPDRIVTEQLDVTEETATLHLHNLIKKLGGIDLFFLSSGVGHQNRDLQPDIELNTARTNVEGFTRMVTAAFNYFKEKGSGHIAVISSIAGTKGLGVAPAYSATKRFQNTYIEALAQLARMQHLDIHFTDIRPGFVATDLLKSGKYPMLMKADRVAQHIIKALREKRRVVVIDGRYRVLVFFWRMIPRWLWERLPITN, encoded by the coding sequence ATGCAGAAAGCCATCATCATCGGTGCCACTTCAGGCATCGGACAAGAAGTAGCCAGGATACTTGTACAACAAGGCTGGCATATAGGTATTGCCGGCAGAAGAGAGGAAGCATTGCATGCCCTGCAAGCCACCGCACCCGACCGGATAGTCACGGAACAGCTGGACGTTACGGAAGAGACAGCGACTCTACACCTCCATAACCTGATAAAAAAGCTGGGAGGCATAGACCTGTTTTTCCTCAGTTCCGGCGTGGGACATCAAAACCGGGACTTACAACCGGACATCGAACTGAACACGGCACGTACCAATGTAGAGGGATTTACCCGCATGGTGACTGCCGCCTTCAACTATTTCAAGGAAAAAGGCTCCGGACATATTGCTGTCATCAGTTCCATTGCAGGCACTAAAGGACTGGGCGTTGCACCGGCCTACTCTGCCACCAAACGCTTCCAGAATACCTATATCGAAGCGCTGGCACAACTTGCCCGGATGCAGCATCTTGATATACACTTCACCGACATCCGTCCGGGATTTGTTGCCACCGATTTATTGAAAAGCGGGAAATACCCGATGCTGATGAAAGCAGACCGTGTAGCACAGCACATAATCAAGGCTTTAAGAGAAAAGAGACGGGTAGTTGTCATTGACGGACGCTACCGGGTACTGGTATTTTTTTGGCGTATGATTCCACGATGGCTATGGGAAAGGTTGCCTATAACGAATTGA
- a CDS encoding secondary thiamine-phosphate synthase enzyme YjbQ — translation MTAQKEFTLTPRRRGFHLVTEEIIRNLPPLPSAGILHLFIKHTSAGLTINENADPDVQTDMEAIFNRLVKEREPYYQHTCEGDDDMPAHAKATLSGTSLTIPITNGRLNIGIWQGIYLCEFRNRGGGRRIVATVIG, via the coding sequence ATGACCGCACAGAAAGAATTTACCCTAACCCCTCGCCGGCGTGGCTTTCACCTGGTGACAGAGGAGATTATACGCAACCTTCCACCGCTTCCGTCTGCCGGAATCCTGCATCTGTTCATCAAGCATACAAGCGCAGGCCTCACCATCAACGAGAATGCAGACCCTGACGTACAGACAGATATGGAAGCCATCTTCAACCGCCTCGTAAAAGAACGGGAACCTTATTACCAACATACATGCGAAGGCGATGACGATATGCCCGCCCATGCCAAGGCAACCCTCAGCGGAACCAGCCTCACCATCCCCATCACCAATGGGCGTCTGAACATAGGTATCTGGCAAGGCATCTATCTCTGCGAGTTCCGCAACCGGGGCGGAGGAAGAAGAATTGTAGCAACCGTCATCGGATAA
- a CDS encoding PAS domain-containing sensor histidine kinase, whose product MNSKFDYDLLSAMMTNANMGWWEADLKTESYICSEYISRLLGLDEDGTISFKDFNKRILKEEQRHTTTHSFDNIRQTQETVYLLNTVEGPTWIRSKICLQRTDENGNVKVYGIAETQDGPDMSSASQALQERNRLLHNIYKYLPVGIELYNREGILIDMNDKEQEMFHLKQKEDLLGINIFENPIFPEEMKSKLRKHENADFTFRYDFSKIDNYYKTQKKTGTIDLVTKVTSLYDDNHNLTNYLLINADKTETTVAYNKIQEFESHFELIDDYAKVGYANYDLLNEQGYAQRSWYKNLGEKTETPLSEIIGTYNHLHPDNRTIMLDFLQNVKRGLAHKLSREVRVLKEDGSFMWTHVNIIVERYMPEQNIIEIICINYDITQLKKTEAMLIQAKEKAEEADRLKSAFLANMSHEIRTPLNAIIGFSSLLHYVENEQEREQYISLINHNNQLLLKLINDVLDLSKIEAGHIELHSEWFNPAELIEESITEYERNVPAGVKLFARYPAAPGQIEHDPMRIKQILNNFISNALKNTVQGHIEVYYETDTDGIRISVSDTGCGIPPDKLGMIFERFEKVDSFAQGAGLGLSICKSIVEKMNGVITVDSTMGVGSTFTVELPCRTRPS is encoded by the coding sequence ATGAATTCTAAATTTGATTATGACTTACTGTCAGCAATGATGACCAATGCCAATATGGGATGGTGGGAAGCTGATTTAAAGACCGAAAGCTACATTTGCTCCGAATATATCTCCCGGTTGCTGGGACTGGATGAGGATGGAACCATCAGCTTTAAAGATTTCAACAAACGTATCCTGAAAGAGGAACAACGGCATACTACCACACATTCCTTCGACAATATCCGGCAGACACAAGAGACTGTATATCTGCTCAACACAGTAGAGGGTCCAACGTGGATAAGAAGCAAGATATGCCTGCAGAGAACCGATGAAAACGGTAATGTCAAAGTCTACGGCATTGCCGAAACACAAGACGGTCCCGACATGTCATCGGCATCCCAAGCCTTACAAGAGCGTAACCGTCTCCTCCATAATATTTATAAATATCTTCCGGTAGGAATTGAGCTCTATAACCGAGAGGGAATATTGATAGATATGAATGACAAAGAGCAGGAAATGTTCCATCTCAAACAGAAAGAAGATCTACTTGGAATTAATATTTTCGAGAATCCGATTTTCCCGGAAGAGATGAAAAGCAAGTTAAGAAAACATGAAAATGCAGACTTCACTTTCCGGTATGACTTCTCTAAAATAGACAATTACTACAAGACACAGAAGAAGACGGGCACCATAGACCTTGTAACCAAAGTCACAAGCCTTTACGACGATAATCACAACCTGACCAACTATCTGCTAATCAACGCAGACAAAACGGAAACGACCGTCGCTTACAACAAAATACAAGAGTTCGAGAGCCACTTTGAGCTTATAGATGACTATGCCAAAGTGGGATATGCCAATTATGACCTTCTTAATGAGCAAGGCTATGCCCAACGCAGCTGGTACAAGAACTTGGGTGAGAAAACAGAAACACCGTTGTCCGAAATCATCGGAACCTACAATCATCTCCACCCAGACAACCGTACTATCATGCTTGACTTCCTACAGAACGTAAAGAGAGGACTGGCACACAAGCTCAGCCGGGAAGTACGTGTTCTTAAAGAAGACGGTTCTTTCATGTGGACCCACGTCAACATCATTGTAGAACGCTACATGCCTGAACAGAACATCATAGAGATTATCTGCATCAATTATGACATCACCCAATTAAAGAAGACGGAAGCAATGCTGATACAAGCCAAGGAAAAGGCCGAAGAGGCAGACCGGCTGAAATCCGCTTTCCTTGCCAATATGAGCCATGAAATCCGCACGCCGCTAAATGCGATTATCGGTTTCTCCAGCCTGCTGCACTACGTGGAAAACGAGCAGGAAAGGGAACAGTACATCTCTTTGATAAACCACAACAACCAACTGTTGCTCAAACTAATCAACGACGTTCTGGACCTTTCCAAGATAGAGGCCGGACACATAGAGCTCCATTCCGAATGGTTCAATCCGGCAGAACTCATCGAGGAAAGTATTACCGAGTACGAACGGAACGTTCCGGCAGGAGTGAAACTCTTTGCCAGGTATCCGGCAGCCCCCGGCCAGATAGAGCACGACCCGATGCGCATCAAACAGATACTGAACAACTTCATATCGAATGCACTGAAAAACACCGTGCAGGGACATATCGAAGTGTACTACGAAACGGACACAGACGGAATAAGAATCAGTGTTTCCGATACTGGATGCGGTATTCCCCCCGACAAACTGGGAATGATATTCGAACGGTTTGAAAAGGTGGACTCTTTTGCCCAAGGTGCCGGATTAGGACTCTCCATCTGCAAATCCATCGTTGAGAAAATGAATGGAGTGATTACCGTAGATTCGACAATGGGAGTGGGAAGCACATTCACCGTGGAACTGCCCTGCCGGACAAGACCATCCTGA
- a CDS encoding SGNH/GDSL hydrolase family protein, translating to MKRIGLFVIVFFCISLLLHASGPRVLFIGDSITDGNWGNACGMPKPTAERSLWDMNHIYGSGYMYLCASHYQGDFPEKEYAFFNRGISGNTLRDLEKRWEEDVIGMKPDVLSVLVGTNDVHYYLQGDKKEPFDFEGWEKCYRSLLDRSLQANPELKIVLGTPFVANVGNMRKSEDFAERDSLVRRCAAIVERIAKDYQTVFLPYNAMFDEILGTAPASQDTYWIWDGIHPTPAGHKRMADMWIKRVNL from the coding sequence ATGAAGCGTATTGGACTCTTTGTAATAGTTTTTTTCTGCATATCACTCTTACTCCATGCAAGCGGCCCGCGTGTCTTGTTTATCGGAGATTCTATCACGGACGGTAACTGGGGAAATGCCTGCGGGATGCCCAAACCGACTGCGGAGCGAAGCCTTTGGGATATGAACCATATTTACGGTAGCGGCTATATGTATTTGTGTGCAAGTCATTATCAAGGAGATTTTCCGGAAAAGGAATATGCTTTTTTTAACCGTGGCATCAGTGGAAACACTCTCCGGGATTTGGAGAAACGCTGGGAAGAGGATGTCATTGGAATGAAACCGGATGTGCTTTCCGTCTTGGTGGGGACAAACGATGTACATTACTATCTGCAGGGTGACAAAAAAGAGCCTTTTGATTTTGAAGGATGGGAGAAGTGTTACCGTTCCTTGCTTGACCGTTCTTTGCAGGCCAATCCGGAATTGAAGATAGTGCTGGGCACTCCTTTTGTTGCCAATGTCGGCAATATGCGTAAGAGTGAGGACTTTGCAGAACGTGATAGTCTGGTGCGTCGCTGTGCCGCCATCGTAGAGAGGATAGCGAAGGACTATCAGACGGTATTTCTTCCTTATAATGCGATGTTCGATGAAATTCTCGGCACTGCTCCGGCTTCTCAAGACACCTATTGGATTTGGGACGGTATCCACCCCACTCCTGCAGGGCATAAACGAATGGCGGATATGTGGATAAAGCGTGTGAATTTATAA
- a CDS encoding MaoC family dehydratase: MEKVIINSYEDFEKLVGQQIGVSEYVELPQERINLFADATLDHQWIHVDTERAKVESPFKSTIAHGYLTLSMLPYLWNQIIEVNNLKMMINYGMDKMKFGQAVLSGQSIRLVAHLQSLSNLRGVAKAEIKFAIEIQGEKKKALEGVAIFLYYFN, translated from the coding sequence ATGGAAAAAGTGATTATCAACTCGTACGAGGATTTTGAAAAGCTGGTAGGCCAGCAAATCGGTGTTTCGGAATATGTAGAGCTCCCTCAGGAGCGTATCAATCTGTTTGCTGATGCGACATTGGACCATCAGTGGATACACGTCGATACGGAACGCGCCAAAGTGGAAAGCCCTTTTAAGAGCACTATTGCACATGGGTATCTCACCTTGTCCATGTTGCCATATCTGTGGAACCAGATTATTGAAGTGAACAACCTGAAGATGATGATTAATTATGGTATGGACAAGATGAAGTTCGGTCAGGCGGTATTGTCCGGACAGAGCATCCGGCTGGTTGCCCATTTGCAATCTCTGTCGAATCTGCGCGGTGTGGCAAAGGCGGAAATAAAATTTGCCATCGAAATACAAGGTGAAAAGAAGAAGGCACTGGAAGGGGTGGCTATATTTTTGTATTATTTCAATTGA
- a CDS encoding nitrous oxide-stimulated promoter family protein — translation MPSRIKQEKQTVERMVRLYCRKKEGNKQLCPRCEELLGYAHIRLSRCPFGENKSTCRQCSIHCYKPEMKERMREVMRYAGPRMLLYHPVAALRHLWQEYVHQYLTKRFGVPRQEQHKQ, via the coding sequence ATGCCGTCCCGTATCAAGCAGGAAAAACAGACAGTAGAACGGATGGTCCGCCTTTACTGCCGGAAAAAGGAAGGCAACAAGCAATTGTGTCCCCGATGCGAGGAACTGCTGGGGTATGCCCACATTCGTCTTTCACGCTGTCCTTTCGGTGAGAATAAATCCACCTGCAGGCAATGCAGCATTCACTGCTACAAGCCCGAAATGAAAGAACGGATGCGTGAAGTCATGCGGTATGCCGGACCACGGATGCTGTTGTACCATCCCGTGGCGGCACTCCGCCATTTGTGGCAAGAGTATGTCCATCAGTATCTCACCAAACGTTTCGGAGTCCCGCGCCAGGAACAGCACAAACAATAA
- a CDS encoding zinc ribbon domain-containing protein, with the protein MEAKLCQSCGMPLSSAEVLGTNADGSLNEEYCTYCYQHGDFAQDCTMDEMIEHCAQFTDEFNKDSGMNFTKEEAIAGMKEFFPTLKRWQSKQ; encoded by the coding sequence ATGGAAGCTAAACTTTGCCAAAGCTGCGGAATGCCCTTGTCATCCGCAGAAGTACTCGGAACCAATGCCGACGGTAGCCTCAACGAGGAATATTGCACCTATTGCTATCAGCACGGTGATTTTGCACAAGACTGTACTATGGACGAAATGATAGAACACTGTGCACAGTTCACCGACGAATTCAACAAGGATTCCGGAATGAATTTCACTAAAGAGGAAGCCATTGCCGGTATGAAAGAATTCTTCCCGACCTTGAAACGCTGGCAGTCCAAACAATAA
- a CDS encoding GNAT family N-acetyltransferase — protein sequence MIRIHPISGNKKQYLDLLLLADEQESMIDRYLERGEMFILSDNDTVKASCVITCEDKGIYEIKSIAVYPEYQRQGYGRQLIAFVLEHYKDRCHTMLVGTGDSPLTIPFYESCGFAYSHRVPDFFIDNYDHPIFEGGKQLKDMIYLKRMLQPK from the coding sequence ATGATAAGAATACATCCCATATCCGGCAACAAAAAGCAATATCTTGACCTGCTGCTGCTTGCCGACGAACAAGAGTCCATGATTGACCGTTATCTGGAACGGGGAGAGATGTTCATCCTATCCGATAATGATACAGTCAAAGCGTCTTGTGTAATCACCTGCGAGGATAAAGGAATCTACGAAATAAAGAGCATAGCTGTCTATCCGGAATACCAGCGCCAGGGATATGGAAGACAACTGATAGCATTCGTTCTTGAACATTATAAAGACCGGTGCCATACTATGCTTGTCGGCACTGGAGACAGTCCGCTAACCATCCCCTTCTATGAAAGCTGCGGATTTGCATACTCACACCGAGTACCCGATTTCTTTATCGATAATTACGACCACCCCATATTTGAAGGTGGCAAGCAATTGAAAGACATGATTTATCTGAAAAGGATGCTTCAACCAAAATAA
- a CDS encoding PepSY-like domain-containing protein has product MSKLKFSFLVLMLMVSVSASADWAPADVQAALKKMYPTADGVAWSHDESYYVADFLMNGFDTKVWFDGQAQWVMQQTDWETMDEVPPAVYNAFAASEYSGGMVQNVTWVQFPKWQSIVAVEVGMANLQTKYQILFTPTGEIIRARNVTYTYNPLGAATFL; this is encoded by the coding sequence ATGAGTAAGTTGAAATTCTCTTTTCTGGTTTTGATGCTGATGGTATCAGTCTCGGCTTCTGCCGATTGGGCACCTGCTGATGTACAGGCTGCACTGAAGAAAATGTATCCTACGGCAGATGGTGTTGCCTGGTCGCATGATGAATCTTATTATGTGGCAGATTTCCTGATGAACGGTTTTGATACGAAAGTCTGGTTTGACGGGCAGGCGCAATGGGTAATGCAACAGACGGACTGGGAGACAATGGACGAAGTGCCCCCTGCCGTTTACAATGCTTTTGCCGCCAGTGAATATTCCGGAGGGATGGTGCAGAATGTCACTTGGGTACAGTTTCCCAAATGGCAGTCCATCGTGGCGGTAGAGGTAGGGATGGCAAATCTCCAGACGAAATATCAGATATTGTTTACCCCGACGGGCGAAATCATCCGTGCCCGTAATGTCACCTATACATACAATCCGCTCGGCGCAGCCACTTTCTTGTAA
- a CDS encoding MGMT family protein, with amino-acid sequence MDKDTFQQEVYNVVAAIPPGRVVTYGQIAYLVGRPQCSRMVGHAMHDVPDGMCLPCHRVVNSQGRLAPCWAEQRALLEAEGVTFRKNGCVDMKKCQWEFMKEQIQ; translated from the coding sequence ATGGACAAAGACACTTTTCAGCAGGAGGTTTATAATGTAGTGGCCGCAATCCCTCCGGGGCGGGTGGTGACGTACGGACAGATAGCCTATCTTGTCGGAAGACCTCAATGTTCGCGCATGGTGGGACATGCTATGCACGATGTGCCCGACGGCATGTGTTTGCCCTGCCATCGGGTAGTGAACAGCCAGGGCAGGCTGGCACCGTGCTGGGCGGAACAGCGGGCTTTGCTGGAGGCAGAGGGCGTGACGTTCAGAAAGAATGGGTGTGTGGACATGAAAAAATGCCAGTGGGAATTCATGAAAGAGCAAATACAATAA